One region of Primulina tabacum isolate GXHZ01 chromosome 17, ASM2559414v2, whole genome shotgun sequence genomic DNA includes:
- the LOC142530517 gene encoding uncharacterized protein LOC142530517: MLREIGWMSYQAAYRTTPREGTKETPFSLVYGNEAVLPAEIGLESARVMFYDEDNGARRATDLDLLEEKREVASIHMEAYKNRIAQSYNRRVIQRNFQVGDLVLRRCKKSREESWTQSGRVPSKLSKS, from the coding sequence ATGCTAAGGGAAATTGGGTGGATGAGTTACCAAGCGGCATACCGAACCACTCCAAGAGAAGGAACCAAAGAAACTCCTTTCAGTTTGGTCTATGGTAATGAGGCCGTGCTCCCGGCTGAGATTGGATTGGAATCGGCAAGGGTAATGTTTTATGACGAGGACAATGGTGCGAGACGCGCCACTGACCTTGATCTTTTGGAAGAAAAGAGAGAGGTTGCCAGCATTCACATGGAAGCTTATAAAAACCGCATTGCACAGTCTTATAATAGGAGGGTCATTCAGAGAAACTTCCAGGTAGGTGACTTGGTCCTGAGGAGGTGCAAGAAGAGCAGAGAGGAAAGTTGGACCCAAAGTGGGAGGGTCCCTTCAAAGTTATCGAAAAGCTAA
- the LOC142530518 gene encoding uncharacterized protein LOC142530518 has translation MTARRLRPYFLSHPIAVLTNSPLGKILTHLDMSGHLVKWTTELGEYDIQYEPRTAIKAQALADFLAETVLQENEDTWKVYVDGSSSKEGSGVGVVLISPAGKEVKLAVRLDFRASNNEAEYKAVLAGLRAARNVGATRVLIFSDSQLVAQQMKGMYDVKDEKLIEYAQEVDRVGEKFTEITFKQILREENEKADTLAKMAGTMGSWKTRDVVFQVELTPHTSSPAVEQEEKDWRTDIINYLKEGKLLDNPREARKLKTKCSRYVMVGEVLYRTSFAGPLLQCLSYQEADYVLREAHEGCCGNHLGAYALAKKVLLAGYCWPSVLHDAQELVTFFDSCQRHARLHHRPTAMMKAITAACPFDQWGMNIVGPFPIALAQKKF, from the coding sequence ATGACTGCGAGACGTTTGAGACCCTACTTCCTATCTCATCCAATTGCGGTGCTCACCAACAGTCCATTGGGGAAGATCTTAACTCATTTAGATATGTCTGGCCATTTGGTTAAATGGACTACTGAGCTGGGAGAGTATGACATCCAATATGAGCCGAGAACAGCTATTAAAGCGCAAGCCTTAGCCGATTTTCTGGCTGAGACCGTGCTTCAAGAAAATGAGGACACTTGGAAAGTATATGTGGATGGTTCCTCTTCGAAGGAGGGAAGTGGGGTGGGAGTggtactgatttcaccagctggAAAAGAGGTGAAGTTAGCGGTAAGGTTGGACTTTCGAGCATCCAACAATGAGGCAGAGTATAAGGCTGTGTTGGCAGGACTTCGAGCAGCCAGGAACGTGGGAGCTACCCGGGTACTTATTTTTTCTGACTCACAGCTGGTAGCACAACAGATGAAGGGAATGTATGATGTGAAAGATGAAAAACTTATTGAGTATGCTCAAGAAGTGGATAGAGTCGGAGAGAAATTCACAGAGATTACATTTAAACAGATTCTCAgggaagaaaatgaaaaggcGGATACTCTAGCCAAAATGGCTGGAACAATGGGAAGTTGGAAGACTAGAGATGTGGTATTTCAAGTTGAACTCACACCTCACACGAGTTCGCCTGCAGTCGAACAGGAGGAAAAGGATTGGAGGACTGACATAATTAACTACCTGAAAGAGGGAAAGCTTCTTGATAACCCTCGCGAAGCTCGTAAGTTAAAGACAAAGTGTTCGCGTTATGTGATGGTCGGAGAAGTGTTGTATAGAACTTCTTTTGCAGGGCCGCTTCTTCAATGCTTGAGTTATCAAGAGGCTGATTATGTACTCCGAGAAGCTCATGAGGGGTGCTGTGGAAATCACCTGGGGGCTTATGCGTTGGCAAAGAAGGTGCTGCTAGCCGGTTATTGTTGGCCCTCAGTGCTGCATGATGCTCAAGAGTTAGTGACATTTTTTGATAGTTGTCAACGTCATGCCCGGTTGCACCACCGCCCGACCGCGATGATGAAGGCTATCACGGCCGCCTGTCCTTTTGACCAATGGGGAATGAATATTGTGGGGCCTTTTCCTATAGCTCTTGCTCAGAAGAAGTTCTAA